One part of the Flavobacterium johnsoniae UW101 genome encodes these proteins:
- the xseA gene encoding exodeoxyribonuclease VII large subunit, protein MKKTMQPVQYIKLSQLNDQIQDTINARFKGQTYWVVADITNHSFKADKKIHYFELVEKSDKSSAITAKIMGKSWGSGALRILDFESSTGQRFTNNLHVLVQVSVDFHPLYGLSVNLLDIDSSFMLGILEQQRNATLERLVKENDFIHKEGDGYSTLNSRLKLGAVIQRVAVISSSSSAGNEDFRHTMQHNDFGYVFQIDDYHTVVQGDNNAKLFLNKLIEVYNTGIPYDVIVITRGGGSQSDFLIFDNYNIGRAVAKFPIPVITGIGHQKNISITDLMAHTHTKTPTKAAEFIIAHNRSFELGILALQKNIVIKSQQLFLQYHNELNSLKNAVAHNARKLISVQKEELMMARQHIVQTGRSLLNDKKQQLLLTAQLTLQRPQGIIQQKNSNLRHLKANLKIFTSHYLRSRKLQLEDCRKTIKLLSPQHVLSRGYAVVRVHDKIINGAGSIQEGEQIEILLKDAILKSTVNEKIHYDGKHTDL, encoded by the coding sequence TTGAAGAAAACTATGCAGCCAGTCCAGTATATAAAACTCTCACAGCTCAACGACCAGATCCAGGATACGATCAATGCCCGCTTTAAGGGACAGACCTACTGGGTAGTGGCCGATATTACCAATCATTCTTTTAAAGCGGATAAAAAGATCCATTATTTTGAGCTGGTTGAGAAATCAGATAAAAGCAGTGCGATCACAGCAAAAATAATGGGCAAGAGCTGGGGATCCGGAGCACTGAGGATCCTTGATTTTGAAAGCAGCACCGGACAGCGCTTTACCAACAACCTGCATGTGCTGGTGCAGGTAAGCGTGGATTTTCATCCGCTGTACGGCCTTTCGGTGAACCTTCTGGATATCGACAGCAGTTTTATGCTGGGGATTTTGGAACAGCAGCGCAACGCGACACTTGAGAGGCTTGTAAAAGAAAATGATTTTATACACAAAGAAGGTGATGGGTACTCTACGCTGAACAGCCGTCTTAAACTTGGGGCAGTAATCCAGAGAGTTGCGGTCATTTCTTCGAGCAGTTCAGCAGGAAACGAGGATTTCCGCCACACCATGCAGCATAATGATTTTGGCTATGTTTTCCAGATCGATGACTATCACACCGTTGTTCAGGGGGACAATAATGCCAAACTTTTTTTAAACAAGCTTATTGAGGTCTACAATACTGGGATTCCTTACGATGTCATTGTTATTACAAGAGGCGGCGGATCACAGTCCGATTTTCTGATTTTTGACAATTACAATATTGGAAGGGCTGTCGCTAAATTCCCTATTCCTGTTATAACCGGCATCGGGCACCAGAAAAATATCAGCATTACCGACCTCATGGCCCATACCCATACTAAAACGCCAACCAAGGCCGCGGAGTTCATCATTGCCCATAACAGGAGTTTTGAGCTGGGAATACTAGCGCTGCAGAAAAACATCGTCATAAAATCCCAGCAGCTTTTTCTGCAATATCATAACGAGCTTAACAGTCTTAAAAATGCTGTTGCCCATAATGCCAGGAAATTGATCTCAGTGCAGAAAGAAGAACTGATGATGGCCCGGCAGCATATTGTTCAGACAGGAAGATCCCTGTTAAATGACAAGAAACAGCAGCTGCTTTTAACGGCGCAGCTTACCCTACAGCGGCCGCAGGGTATCATCCAGCAGAAAAACAGTAATCTGCGGCACTTAAAAGCAAACTTAAAGATTTTTACCAGCCATTACCTGCGCAGCCGCAAACTGCAATTGGAGGACTGCCGGAAAACCATAAAACTGCTCTCTCCGCAGCATGTACTGAGCAGAGGGTATGCTGTTGTACGGGTTCATGATAAAATTATAAACGGAGCCGGCAGTATACAAGAAGGAGAGCAGATTGAAATACTATTAAAAGATGCCATACTGAAAAGTACGGTCAATGAAAAAATTCATTATGATGGAAAACACACTGACTTATGA
- a CDS encoding IS3 family transposase, producing the protein MKKQRRSYNKLFKEKAVQLSCEKKNIGKLEKELGLYPGAIYNWKIAFQKAQNANIEKDKPLKEGSKIQILEQKIKRSELKYQFFKSALKYIDQGNEILFSFMLESEKEYPVRLMCEAVNFNRDTYYTWKNQTISNKKTRKKLIKKEIVIIFHNAKRRYGTPRIKVELQNLGYKVARKTIKKYMKELNLECKV; encoded by the coding sequence ATGAAAAAACAACGCAGATCATATAACAAGTTATTTAAAGAGAAAGCTGTTCAGCTGAGCTGCGAAAAAAAGAATATTGGAAAACTTGAAAAAGAACTTGGGCTCTATCCGGGTGCTATTTACAATTGGAAAATAGCTTTTCAAAAAGCTCAAAATGCAAATATAGAAAAAGACAAGCCCCTAAAAGAAGGAAGTAAAATTCAAATACTTGAACAGAAAATTAAAAGATCTGAATTAAAATACCAATTTTTTAAAAGTGCTTTGAAATATATTGACCAAGGAAATGAAATCCTATTTAGCTTTATGTTAGAAAGTGAAAAAGAATATCCTGTACGATTAATGTGCGAAGCAGTAAATTTTAACAGAGACACCTATTATACATGGAAAAACCAGACTATTTCAAATAAAAAGACCAGAAAGAAATTAATTAAAAAAGAAATAGTAATCATATTTCATAATGCAAAAAGACGCTATGGTACGCCTCGGATTAAGGTCGAACTTCAAAATCTGGGCTATAAAGTAGCTCGTAAAACAATAAAAAAATACATGAAGGAACTAAACTTAGAATGCAAAGTTTAA
- a CDS encoding DUF6252 family protein, whose protein sequence is MKNLLILFVFLTFLNSCDKDDNPKTALEQLPVLTSTGANTAGCLVNGEAFLPKGNLPAPLFCQYTDQKHFSIAINEKISNTIRTVNVASLNETLEVNKVYQLKEYGENSKFGEYAVFSEDFSDNLYQTNSIVKGELKITNHDYKKATISGTFWFDAVNDKGEKVEVREGRFDMEY, encoded by the coding sequence ATGAAAAATCTGCTAATTTTATTCGTCTTCCTGACATTTTTGAATTCCTGCGATAAAGACGATAACCCAAAAACTGCATTAGAACAGCTTCCTGTATTAACTTCTACGGGAGCTAATACTGCAGGATGTCTGGTTAATGGCGAAGCTTTTCTGCCCAAAGGCAATCTGCCGGCTCCGCTGTTTTGTCAATATACAGATCAGAAACACTTCAGTATTGCCATTAATGAAAAAATCAGCAATACAATCAGAACTGTCAATGTTGCCAGTTTAAATGAAACACTTGAAGTAAATAAGGTGTACCAATTAAAAGAATATGGAGAAAATTCCAAATTTGGAGAGTATGCGGTGTTCAGTGAGGATTTTAGTGATAATCTCTATCAGACCAATTCCATTGTTAAAGGTGAATTAAAAATCACAAACCATGATTACAAAAAAGCCACCATCAGCGGTACATTTTGGTTTGATGCCGTTAATGATAAAGGCGAAAAAGTTGAAGTACGGGAAGGCCGGTTTGATATGGAATACTAA
- a CDS encoding T9SS type A sorting domain-containing protein, producing the protein MKKILLLFFTLFFYSSMNAQQEEINTTFSSQMNQIFGSLDRSRIPNGILLDYGMEFTNVPAFNGILSDSTYCNKTILKQIYKTLLTSRVQASSPAWISPAEYDTLWNSEKTSGVLTVSGLFYKYSQFAANALSSNKLTLSNNIFYDKFVNGVWQNPYQEMKAFAMSPGVMQEDSKVLQVRIPSSIFLSNAQNSVSSIQIDFSNGSGYVNVPLNQNITVTYTTTGTKIWKYKLNLSDGTSLYSHSLMKIGREENFGDFIWPPPKPVCELCRVNPNESPVQITGTIPYLGMTGSAKLTIDYAGEPSLGIRNPLIVVEGFDLGILLEPEKTYGNTDYATFRTSVMNSSSIELRNLLFGEGKHYDIIYVDWDNGVDYMQRNAYVLEQVISYVNSRKVTNAKTVVLGQSMGGVIARYALADMEQRGIDHQTSLFISHDSPQQGANIPVSLQYMFRHITKQFAQVGNTTWGNLVTIPIADDKYNVVNSLSILDAPASKQLIANFVNTNYAIDNTEYTSFYNELKSKGLPNSGGYPLQCRNIAISNGSECGTPQNFNPGDDIVNVQYNKSLNFLEDLASLVINPLGGTLAGEFINRNFYTVAFLGLHPGHSTYAADFQAKSLYASEGNRIYRGKISYTKKIFWLVKITVDFTNVGKNQPSNLLPFDTYGGGYYDTKNLNSNNTIPDLNVMIRDRFNFIPTASALDIGKRNISLTNADYTNSYIGAIPPQAPKNSPFANFTADISNTNTAAHNKPHISFNKRNGDWLASELNAVGNPSPNPIQSNCSFICTDPQISGSSSLCNTAVYSVPNAAQSYTWSVTQGANLVALTGNGTNSISLQLLAPRATGQIVLSLTLSSPECGYKTISKTINVGNIHYTSSIEGPHDICENQTVTYTIPGTCPDIPVIQWSVTPNLTILSTSGYSVTVQENTGMAGTGQLTATFPTDGSTMTQYVEIGDNQYFGAQKTVFQYPTDLYNNYPANGNLIFNMWVYPNNPDSEYTFSDFKIKGVPVNINIERRTNGIYIFWVPQYMADEIECPVLDYTLTCTSRCGVVRSIPGGVAITCLGFLDPGPLEPIGPIEGRSAGNQTSYKIYPNPSSNIININLADENYRPVSSSLIRAELYNISGDLKSAVTIKNHTAQLDVSALPLGVYVLRINVDGKTESHQVLVK; encoded by the coding sequence ATGAAGAAAATTTTACTTCTCTTTTTTACGCTTTTCTTTTACAGCAGCATGAATGCCCAACAGGAAGAAATTAATACAACATTCAGCTCACAAATGAACCAGATCTTTGGTTCTCTAGACCGTTCCAGAATACCCAATGGAATTTTACTCGATTATGGAATGGAATTTACCAATGTACCTGCTTTTAACGGTATATTAAGCGACAGCACCTATTGCAATAAAACAATATTAAAACAGATTTATAAAACCCTTCTTACCAGCAGGGTTCAGGCATCCAGCCCCGCCTGGATTAGTCCTGCCGAATACGATACTCTGTGGAATTCAGAAAAAACATCCGGGGTACTGACCGTAAGCGGTCTGTTCTATAAATATTCACAATTTGCCGCTAATGCCCTTTCATCCAACAAACTCACACTGTCGAACAACATATTTTATGATAAATTTGTAAATGGTGTCTGGCAGAATCCGTATCAGGAAATGAAAGCGTTTGCTATGTCGCCGGGCGTTATGCAGGAGGACAGCAAAGTGCTGCAGGTAAGGATCCCATCGAGCATATTCTTAAGTAATGCACAAAACTCAGTATCCAGCATCCAAATTGATTTCAGTAATGGTTCAGGCTATGTAAATGTGCCGTTGAATCAAAATATCACCGTAACCTATACCACAACAGGAACTAAAATCTGGAAGTATAAATTAAATCTCTCTGACGGGACTTCTCTGTACAGCCACTCTTTAATGAAAATTGGAAGAGAAGAAAATTTCGGTGATTTTATATGGCCGCCGCCAAAACCTGTATGCGAATTGTGCAGAGTAAATCCGAATGAATCACCGGTTCAGATAACGGGAACAATACCTTATCTGGGCATGACGGGTTCTGCCAAACTGACTATAGATTATGCCGGGGAACCAAGTCTGGGAATCCGAAATCCGTTAATTGTTGTAGAAGGCTTTGACCTGGGCATTTTACTGGAACCAGAAAAAACATATGGGAATACGGATTATGCCACTTTTAGAACCTCTGTAATGAATTCCAGCAGCATCGAATTGAGAAACTTACTTTTTGGGGAAGGCAAGCATTATGATATCATTTACGTTGACTGGGATAACGGGGTAGATTACATGCAGCGAAATGCGTATGTGCTCGAACAGGTAATCAGTTATGTAAATTCCCGTAAAGTAACCAACGCAAAAACAGTAGTTTTGGGACAAAGCATGGGCGGTGTAATTGCCCGATATGCGCTTGCTGATATGGAACAAAGAGGCATAGATCATCAGACCAGTTTATTTATATCACATGATTCACCCCAGCAGGGAGCCAATATACCGGTTTCACTTCAATACATGTTTCGTCATATTACCAAACAATTTGCACAGGTGGGCAATACTACCTGGGGGAATTTAGTAACTATTCCCATTGCCGATGATAAATATAATGTTGTGAATTCGCTGTCAATTCTTGATGCCCCGGCCTCCAAACAGTTAATTGCCAATTTTGTAAATACAAATTATGCCATAGACAATACCGAATATACCAGCTTTTACAACGAATTAAAATCAAAAGGACTGCCCAACAGCGGAGGTTATCCCCTTCAGTGCCGCAATATTGCTATAAGCAACGGAAGTGAATGCGGTACACCGCAGAATTTTAATCCCGGAGATGACATCGTCAATGTTCAATACAATAAAAGTTTAAATTTTTTAGAAGATCTGGCAAGTTTAGTAATCAATCCCCTGGGAGGCACCCTGGCCGGTGAATTTATAAACCGTAACTTTTACACCGTAGCGTTTCTGGGACTGCATCCGGGACATTCTACCTATGCAGCGGATTTTCAGGCAAAGTCATTGTATGCCTCTGAAGGCAATAGAATCTACAGAGGAAAAATTTCATATACAAAGAAAATATTCTGGCTCGTAAAAATCACAGTTGATTTCACTAACGTTGGCAAAAACCAGCCTTCAAACTTATTGCCTTTTGATACCTATGGAGGTGGTTATTATGATACTAAAAACCTAAATTCAAACAATACTATCCCTGATTTGAATGTGATGATCAGAGATCGTTTTAACTTTATTCCAACTGCAAGTGCATTGGATATAGGAAAAAGAAATATATCATTGACAAATGCTGATTATACAAACTCTTATATTGGCGCCATTCCGCCTCAGGCTCCTAAAAACAGTCCATTTGCAAATTTTACGGCTGATATAAGCAATACAAACACCGCTGCACATAACAAACCTCACATTAGTTTTAACAAAAGAAACGGAGACTGGCTGGCCTCTGAGCTTAATGCAGTGGGAAATCCTTCTCCCAACCCTATCCAATCAAATTGTTCCTTCATATGCACTGACCCGCAGATCAGCGGCAGCAGTTCGCTTTGTAATACAGCGGTATATAGTGTTCCCAACGCTGCCCAAAGTTATACCTGGAGTGTAACGCAAGGCGCCAATCTGGTTGCTCTTACCGGAAACGGAACAAATTCAATTTCACTTCAGCTGCTGGCTCCCAGAGCAACGGGTCAGATTGTATTAAGCCTTACACTCAGCAGTCCTGAATGCGGTTACAAAACTATATCCAAAACAATCAATGTTGGAAATATACATTACACATCTTCTATAGAAGGCCCTCATGATATCTGTGAAAACCAGACAGTAACCTACACCATTCCTGGAACCTGTCCTGATATACCTGTAATACAATGGTCGGTTACGCCCAACTTAACTATACTTTCTACTTCTGGATATTCCGTTACAGTTCAGGAAAATACCGGAATGGCGGGAACAGGACAGCTTACGGCAACTTTCCCTACAGACGGTTCAACCATGACTCAGTATGTAGAAATTGGAGACAATCAATATTTTGGAGCGCAAAAAACCGTTTTCCAATATCCGACCGATCTATACAACAACTATCCTGCCAATGGAAATCTGATTTTCAATATGTGGGTTTACCCCAATAATCCTGACAGCGAGTATACCTTTTCTGACTTTAAAATAAAAGGTGTTCCTGTAAATATTAATATTGAAAGAAGAACAAACGGCATATATATTTTCTGGGTTCCGCAATATATGGCAGATGAAATAGAATGTCCTGTTCTGGATTACACACTGACCTGTACCTCTCGATGCGGGGTAGTCCGTTCAATTCCAGGAGGCGTTGCAATCACTTGTCTTGGTTTCTTAGATCCCGGTCCACTGGAACCAATCGGACCAATAGAGGGCAGATCTGCCGGTAATCAAACCAGTTATAAAATTTATCCCAACCCAAGCAGTAATATTATAAATATAAATCTGGCAGATGAAAATTACAGGCCGGTTTCCAGCAGTCTAATCCGCGCAGAACTTTATAATATTTCAGGTGATCTGAAATCTGCCGTGACAATTAAAAATCACACGGCCCAGCTTGATGTTTCCGCTCTGCCGCTCGGTGTTTATGTGCTTAGAATAAATGTTGATGGTAAGACTGAAAGCCATCAGGTTCTGGTCAAATAA
- a CDS encoding IS3-like element ISFjo2 family transposase yields the protein MKINRKLYDRDFKINAVKVSYEKNSLKRYAEEIGILPCLLTRWRKEFQQFGTASFQGPGFVRVHPDQKRTFELEKRKKESELRFEILKQGAPFLLQGNLPAYQFIKDNEKKYGVVRMCEVLGIGSNRYLTWKYKGISEKKKYLILLRKEITSIFLDFKKLKGKNQITKELNNRGFTIDHRRVSFHMKTLGLRRIKKKFKITTTDSKHSLYTPPNVLNRNFTVSEPGKFWVSDITYLHTTKGFLYLTIIMDLYDRKIIGWNISSELSTIKTTIPAWEMAVRNRKTEEGLVFHSDRGVQYASKAFAEKLESYNCIRSMSGKGNHFDNAVAEGFFSTLKRELIRGENRVMTPKQMRNQISEFIENWYNKKRIHTSLNFKTIEEFNTLNS from the coding sequence ATGAAAATAAACCGAAAATTATATGATCGTGATTTCAAAATAAATGCAGTTAAAGTAAGCTATGAAAAAAACAGCCTTAAGCGATATGCTGAAGAAATTGGGATACTGCCCTGCTTACTTACCAGATGGCGCAAGGAATTTCAGCAGTTTGGAACCGCCAGTTTTCAGGGACCGGGATTTGTCAGGGTTCATCCGGATCAGAAAAGAACTTTTGAGCTCGAAAAAAGAAAAAAGGAATCCGAACTGAGATTTGAAATTTTAAAACAGGGAGCGCCATTTCTCTTGCAGGGAAACCTGCCAGCCTATCAATTTATAAAAGACAATGAAAAAAAATACGGTGTTGTGCGAATGTGCGAGGTTTTAGGTATTGGTTCAAACCGATACTTAACTTGGAAATACAAAGGTATTTCAGAGAAAAAAAAATATTTAATCTTATTACGAAAAGAGATCACTTCCATTTTTTTAGATTTTAAAAAGCTCAAAGGCAAGAATCAAATAACAAAAGAGCTCAACAACCGAGGCTTTACTATAGATCACAGGAGAGTATCATTTCATATGAAAACTCTAGGACTGCGCAGGATTAAAAAAAAATTTAAAATAACAACAACAGACTCAAAACACAGTCTTTACACTCCACCTAATGTACTAAACAGAAACTTTACAGTTTCCGAACCTGGTAAATTCTGGGTTTCTGATATTACCTATCTTCATACCACTAAAGGATTTCTATACCTGACCATAATCATGGATCTGTATGATAGAAAAATAATAGGATGGAATATCAGCTCGGAACTTTCCACAATAAAAACCACAATACCGGCCTGGGAAATGGCTGTACGCAATCGAAAAACCGAGGAGGGCCTGGTATTCCATTCTGATCGCGGTGTTCAATATGCCAGTAAAGCCTTCGCGGAAAAACTGGAGTCCTACAACTGCATTAGAAGTATGAGCGGTAAAGGAAACCACTTTGACAATGCCGTTGCGGAAGGCTTTTTCAGCACCTTAAAAAGGGAATTGATCAGAGGTGAAAATAGAGTCATGACACCAAAGCAGATGAGGAATCAGATATCTGAATTTATTGAAAACTGGTACAATAAAAAAAGAATCCACACGTCGCTGAATTTTAAAACTATAGAAGAGTTTAACACTTTAAATTCATAG